One Streptomyces sp. NBC_01217 genomic region harbors:
- a CDS encoding cyclase family protein, translating to MSLPSEFHDIAKRVNNWGRWGADDEIGTLNLITDAVVRDAAATVRTGLRIPLALPLQQDGVQSGLIPGRINPLHTMVQINQELFGPGTVATSDDTAMLSLQTATHWDALTHASHSGKIYNGRPAGTITAHGGAQYSGIDKAPHIVSRGVLLDVARAHGVDRLPGDHAVTPEDLDAAEELAGVRVRAGDIALVRTGQVQVLLAGDKHAYAYPSPGLSIRTPEWFRARDVAAVANDTLTFEIFPPEIEDLWLGVHALDLVEMGMLQGQNWNLEKLSTACAQEKRYGFLLSAMPEPFTGATGTPVAPVAVL from the coding sequence ATGTCACTGCCGTCCGAGTTCCACGACATCGCCAAGCGGGTCAACAACTGGGGACGCTGGGGCGCCGACGACGAGATCGGCACGCTCAACCTGATCACCGACGCGGTCGTACGGGACGCGGCCGCCACCGTCCGCACCGGGCTGCGCATACCGCTCGCACTCCCCCTCCAGCAGGACGGCGTCCAGAGCGGGCTGATCCCCGGGCGAATCAATCCGCTGCACACCATGGTCCAGATCAACCAGGAGCTCTTCGGCCCCGGCACCGTCGCCACCAGCGACGACACGGCCATGCTGAGCCTGCAGACGGCCACCCACTGGGACGCCCTCACCCACGCCTCGCACTCGGGGAAGATCTACAACGGCCGCCCGGCCGGCACCATCACTGCGCACGGCGGCGCGCAGTACAGCGGGATCGACAAGGCGCCGCACATCGTCTCGCGCGGGGTGCTGCTCGATGTGGCCCGCGCACACGGCGTGGACCGGCTGCCGGGCGATCACGCCGTCACCCCCGAGGACCTGGACGCGGCCGAGGAGCTGGCGGGGGTCCGGGTCCGGGCCGGGGACATCGCGCTCGTACGGACGGGGCAGGTGCAGGTCCTTCTGGCGGGCGACAAGCACGCGTACGCCTATCCGTCGCCCGGTCTCTCGATCCGGACGCCCGAGTGGTTCCGCGCGCGCGATGTGGCGGCGGTCGCCAACGACACCCTGACCTTCGAGATCTTCCCGCCCGAGATCGAGGACCTGTGGCTGGGGGTGCATGCGCTCGACCTGGTGGAGATGGGCATGCTGCAGGGCCAGAACTGGAACCTGGAGAAGTTGTCCACAGCCTGTGCGCAAGAGAAGCGGTACGGCTTCCTGCTCTCCGCGATGCCCGAACCGTTCACCGGTGCGACCGGCACTCCGGTCGCACCGGTCGCCGTCCTCTGA
- a CDS encoding STAS domain-containing protein, translating to MTLNVAETVQGDWTVLRIRGELDLMTSPAVRQSVHDAVAVGRHDVVLDLSEVLFCDSSGVGVLVAARRLMRSCGGRLRLILPARGAEEGSHVNRVLAALGVRRLFDVYPDRYAAVDDEARPLSA from the coding sequence GTGACACTCAACGTGGCCGAGACCGTGCAGGGCGACTGGACCGTGCTGCGCATACGTGGCGAACTGGATCTGATGACGTCGCCGGCCGTGCGCCAGTCCGTCCATGACGCGGTCGCCGTCGGCCGCCACGACGTCGTGCTCGATCTCTCCGAGGTTCTTTTCTGCGACTCCAGCGGCGTCGGCGTACTGGTCGCGGCCCGCCGTCTGATGCGCTCCTGCGGGGGCCGGCTGCGGCTGATCCTGCCCGCCCGCGGCGCGGAGGAGGGCTCCCACGTCAACCGGGTGCTCGCCGCCCTGGGCGTACGCCGTCTCTTCGACGTCTACCCCGACCGGTACGCGGCCGTCGACGACGAGGCCCGCCCGCTCTCGGCTTGA
- a CDS encoding EF-hand domain-containing protein has translation MDSAEYERKIAFRFAAFDQDGNGYIDRADFSAAAARLLAEFGTTARCDKGQALYTGAEAFWQGMAGIADVDGDQRVTREEFVGGAVKRLRDNPERFAEIARPFLRAAIAVADKDNEGAASVPAVERALKVLGANPETAALAAQNLDANGDGRVAEAEAVTAFAAYFTVIAPDA, from the coding sequence ATGGACAGCGCAGAGTATGAGCGCAAGATCGCCTTCCGCTTCGCCGCCTTCGACCAGGACGGCAACGGATACATCGATCGCGCGGATTTCAGTGCCGCCGCGGCCCGTCTGCTCGCCGAATTCGGTACGACGGCCCGCTGCGACAAGGGCCAGGCGCTCTACACCGGGGCCGAGGCATTCTGGCAGGGCATGGCGGGCATCGCCGACGTCGACGGGGACCAGCGCGTCACCCGTGAGGAGTTCGTGGGCGGGGCCGTGAAACGGCTGCGCGACAACCCGGAGCGCTTCGCGGAGATCGCCCGCCCGTTCCTGCGCGCCGCGATCGCCGTGGCCGACAAGGACAACGAGGGCGCCGCCTCCGTACCCGCTGTGGAACGGGCGCTGAAGGTGCTGGGCGCGAACCCGGAGACGGCAGCCCTGGCGGCGCAGAACCTGGACGCGAACGGGGACGGCAGGGTGGCCGAGGCCGAGGCGGTGACGGCGTTCGCCGCCTACTTCACGGTGATCGCACCGGACGCGTAG
- a CDS encoding acyl-CoA dehydrogenase, producing MDLAYTEAEEEFRAGLREWLAAVLPSLPAKPGPDDWPGRRAYDTTWQRMLYDAGYAGLHWPVDAGGRGATPSQHLIFLEETEKAGAPYVGANFVGLLHAGPTIAAEGSAGQRARWLPPVLRGDEIWCQGFSEPEAGSDLASLRTRAVRDGDHYVVSGQKIWTSHAEVADWCELLVRTDPGAPRHRGISWLAMEMDAPGVTVRPLRTLAGSTEFAEMFLDEVRVPVSHRVGAENDGWRVTMVTLSFERGTAFVGEVVACRRTLAALAAGARANGRWDDPVLRRRLGRLNAEFRALWRLTQWNVSEAQRSGGVPGAGGSVFKLRYSHARQELYEAAAEVLGADSGDLDREWVLDRLSSLSYTIAAGTSQIQRNIVAERILGLPKGR from the coding sequence ATGGACCTCGCGTACACGGAGGCCGAGGAGGAGTTCCGGGCAGGGCTGCGCGAGTGGCTGGCCGCCGTGCTGCCCTCGCTGCCCGCGAAACCGGGCCCCGACGACTGGCCGGGGCGCCGCGCGTACGACACCACCTGGCAGCGGATGCTGTACGACGCGGGCTACGCGGGCCTGCACTGGCCCGTCGACGCGGGCGGGCGGGGTGCCACCCCGAGCCAGCATCTGATCTTCCTGGAGGAGACGGAGAAGGCCGGAGCCCCGTACGTCGGCGCGAACTTCGTCGGGCTGCTGCATGCCGGGCCGACGATCGCGGCCGAGGGCAGCGCCGGGCAGCGGGCGCGCTGGCTGCCGCCGGTGCTGCGCGGCGACGAGATCTGGTGCCAGGGCTTCAGCGAGCCGGAAGCGGGCTCCGACCTCGCCTCGCTGCGGACCCGGGCGGTGCGCGACGGCGACCACTACGTGGTGAGCGGGCAGAAGATCTGGACCTCGCACGCGGAGGTCGCCGACTGGTGCGAACTGCTGGTGCGTACGGACCCGGGCGCTCCCAGGCACCGCGGAATCAGCTGGCTGGCGATGGAGATGGACGCCCCGGGCGTCACCGTCCGACCGCTGCGCACCCTCGCGGGGTCCACCGAGTTCGCCGAGATGTTCCTCGACGAGGTGCGGGTGCCGGTCTCCCACCGCGTCGGCGCGGAGAACGACGGCTGGCGCGTCACCATGGTCACCCTCTCCTTCGAGCGCGGCACGGCGTTCGTCGGCGAGGTCGTCGCCTGCCGCCGCACCCTGGCCGCCCTGGCCGCCGGGGCGCGGGCGAACGGCCGCTGGGACGACCCGGTCCTGCGCCGCAGGCTCGGCAGGCTGAACGCCGAATTCCGGGCGCTGTGGCGGCTCACCCAGTGGAACGTCAGCGAGGCGCAGCGCAGCGGCGGCGTCCCCGGCGCCGGAGGCTCGGTCTTCAAGCTGCGCTACTCGCACGCACGCCAGGAGCTGTACGAGGCGGCCGCCGAGGTGCTCGGCGCGGACAGCGGGGACCTGGACCGGGAGTGGGTCCTGGACCGGCTCTCCTCGCTCTCCTACACCATCGCCGCGGGCACCTCGCAGATCCAGCGGAACATCGTCGCCGAGCGGATCCTCGGCCTGCCGAAGGGGCGCTGA
- a CDS encoding acyl-CoA dehydrogenase family protein, producing the protein MDFQLSDDQRALRAGARELLAGRFGRDRMRAALDSGTGLDRALWRELGEAGFFALRLPEAQGGVGLGLPEAVLLFEEAGRSLLPGPLIATHLAAGAVKGAAEGGAVVAALDAGQPVGHLGDADGLLLLGPGQARAVTAGQMLRDAVRDCAEPVRSLDPLTPLWRVTGPFGPGEPLPGGGARLRDEGALLAAAEQLGSAARTTEMAVQHAGEREQFGSPIGSFQAVKHLCAGMLVRAELARSAVYAAAVTADRAEIAGAKLLADDAAVRNARDCLQVHGGMGFTWEADVHLHLKRAWLRSGQWLTAAAAEEALAADLC; encoded by the coding sequence ATGGACTTCCAGCTCTCGGACGACCAGCGGGCCCTGCGGGCAGGGGCGCGGGAACTCCTCGCCGGGCGCTTCGGCAGGGACCGGATGCGGGCGGCCCTCGACAGCGGGACGGGTCTCGACCGGGCCCTGTGGCGGGAACTCGGCGAGGCCGGGTTCTTCGCGCTGCGGCTGCCGGAGGCGCAGGGCGGTGTCGGACTCGGGCTGCCCGAGGCCGTCCTCCTCTTCGAGGAGGCGGGGCGCTCGCTGCTGCCCGGACCGCTGATCGCCACCCACCTCGCCGCCGGTGCGGTGAAGGGGGCGGCCGAGGGCGGGGCGGTGGTCGCCGCGCTGGACGCGGGACAGCCGGTGGGGCACCTGGGCGACGCGGACGGCCTGCTGCTGCTCGGACCGGGGCAGGCGCGGGCGGTGACCGCCGGGCAGATGCTGCGCGATGCCGTACGGGATTGCGCGGAGCCCGTACGGTCGCTCGACCCGCTCACGCCCCTGTGGCGGGTCACGGGCCCCTTCGGGCCCGGGGAGCCCCTGCCCGGCGGCGGGGCGAGGCTGCGTGACGAGGGCGCCCTGCTCGCCGCCGCCGAACAGCTCGGCAGCGCCGCCCGTACGACCGAGATGGCCGTCCAACACGCCGGTGAACGTGAACAGTTCGGTTCGCCGATCGGCTCCTTCCAGGCGGTCAAACACCTGTGCGCCGGAATGCTGGTCCGGGCCGAGCTGGCCCGCAGCGCCGTCTACGCGGCGGCCGTGACCGCGGACCGGGCCGAGATCGCGGGAGCCAAGCTGCTCGCCGACGACGCGGCGGTCCGCAATGCGCGCGACTGCCTCCAGGTGCACGGCGGTATGGGCTTCACCTGGGAGGCAGACGTTCATCTGCACCTCAAGCGGGCGTGGCTGCGGTCCGGGCAGTGGCTGACCGCGGCGGCGGCCGAGGAGGCGCTCGCGGCCGACCTGTGCTGA
- a CDS encoding class I adenylate-forming enzyme family protein: MNETAHALGASGTFWELIGRRAALTPDRPVLIQDDRTLTFGELRGRCERVAAGLWEMGVRPGSVVAWQLPTRLETVLLSFALTRIGAVQSPVIPFYRDREVGFALRESKAGFFAVPGVWRGFDHTAMAHRLATEAGAGRALVVFEAYASLPDGDPSVLPPPPADGTAVRWIYWTSGTTSDPKGVLHTDRSLIAGGSCLAHALRLSADDIGSVAFPFAHVGGVDYAVMLLLYGFPAVLFEHFAMPDALEGYRRHGVTVAGGSTAFYSMFLAEQRKDPAAKVVPTLRLLAGGGAPKPAELYHAVVREMGVQLTHGYGMTEVPMITMGAPDDTAEHLAGTEGRPPDGMEIRITDEDGKPLPYGTDGEVRLRGEAVCKGYLDPAASAAVFDAEGFLITGDVGHVGASGHLVLTGRLKDVIIRKGENISAKEIEDLLHRHPDVGDVAVIGLPDPERGERVCAVVEQPAGAAVPTLDEITGYLRAEGLSVHKLPEQLEVVTELPRNEALRKVLKYRLRERFSTPGRPAPPGPSGD, from the coding sequence GTGAACGAGACCGCACACGCGCTGGGCGCATCGGGCACCTTCTGGGAGCTCATCGGCCGCCGGGCCGCCCTGACACCGGACCGCCCCGTCCTGATCCAGGACGACCGCACGCTCACGTTCGGCGAGCTGCGCGGCCGCTGCGAGCGGGTCGCGGCCGGGCTGTGGGAGATGGGCGTGCGCCCCGGCAGCGTGGTCGCCTGGCAGCTGCCGACCCGGCTGGAAACGGTGCTGCTGTCGTTCGCGCTGACCCGGATCGGGGCCGTTCAGTCGCCCGTCATCCCGTTCTACCGGGACCGTGAGGTGGGGTTCGCGCTGCGCGAGTCGAAGGCCGGGTTCTTCGCCGTACCCGGCGTCTGGCGCGGCTTCGACCACACGGCGATGGCGCACCGGCTGGCGACTGAGGCGGGGGCGGGGCGTGCGCTGGTGGTCTTCGAGGCGTACGCGTCGCTGCCTGACGGCGATCCGTCCGTGCTGCCGCCGCCGCCCGCCGACGGGACCGCGGTGCGCTGGATCTACTGGACCTCGGGCACCACCTCCGACCCGAAAGGGGTCCTGCACACCGACCGCAGCCTGATCGCGGGGGGCTCCTGTCTGGCCCACGCGCTGCGTCTGTCGGCGGACGACATCGGTTCGGTGGCGTTCCCGTTCGCCCATGTCGGCGGGGTGGACTACGCGGTGATGCTGCTGCTGTACGGGTTCCCGGCCGTCCTGTTCGAGCACTTCGCGATGCCGGACGCGCTGGAGGGCTACCGGCGCCACGGGGTGACGGTCGCGGGCGGGTCCACGGCGTTCTACTCGATGTTCCTGGCCGAGCAGCGCAAGGACCCGGCGGCCAAGGTGGTTCCCACGCTGCGGCTGCTGGCGGGGGGCGGGGCGCCCAAGCCCGCGGAGCTCTACCACGCGGTGGTACGGGAGATGGGCGTCCAGCTCACCCACGGCTACGGCATGACCGAGGTCCCCATGATCACGATGGGCGCCCCCGACGACACCGCGGAACACCTCGCCGGGACGGAGGGGCGCCCGCCCGATGGCATGGAGATACGGATCACCGACGAGGACGGCAAACCACTGCCGTACGGCACGGACGGCGAGGTACGGCTCCGCGGGGAGGCCGTCTGCAAGGGTTATCTGGACCCGGCGGCGTCGGCGGCGGTCTTCGACGCAGAGGGGTTCCTGATCACCGGCGACGTCGGCCATGTCGGGGCGAGCGGGCATCTGGTGCTCACCGGGCGGCTGAAGGACGTCATCATCCGCAAGGGCGAGAACATCTCCGCCAAGGAGATAGAGGATCTGCTGCACCGGCACCCGGACGTCGGGGACGTCGCGGTGATCGGGCTTCCGGACCCGGAGCGCGGCGAGCGCGTCTGCGCGGTCGTGGAACAGCCGGCGGGGGCGGCTGTTCCGACGCTGGATGAGATCACCGGGTATCTGCGGGCCGAGGGGCTGTCCGTGCACAAGCTGCCGGAGCAGTTGGAGGTGGTGACGGAGCTGCCGCGCAACGAGGCGCTGCGCAAGGTGCTGAAATACCGGCTGCGGGAGCGGTTCTCCACCCCCGGCCGGCCGGCACCACCCGGTCCGTCCGGCGACTGA
- a CDS encoding zf-HC2 domain-containing protein, translating to MSGDDDANGREDDGREDDVRGAPRIPGPRAAADDFDLGALPLPAAPRPTTTEPESAVAPPDPPTAPAPVLPHRVLKALLGAWALAACSAEETEAVEAHLTECAACAEEALRLRDAVGLLQTDRSLDLDPSLRSRVIDACLSRRPADIPVPDWAAPYDAETARLDALLRDIGGSEWHAPVRLKWFEGEQGVNRKTTVAGVIGHLMAVDGLVGTALGIDVPLGDGVTGRGADWPLSPAARTERYWSAARRPPTRAIREPWREQSHTLIRTVSFAGRRVAELSVSYGDFALPMHDSLLDRAFETWVHGGDIADAVDYPYEAPSPAHLNRMIDLAARLLPAALAERRRSGLAGPAHHLVTAGSPGRSLHLEIEGSGGGDWYIPLDSPAAVGSPAHAVAQVALDGVEFCRLVAGHVPPVEAAAGQEGDREAIRDVLSAAASLSRL from the coding sequence GTGAGCGGTGACGACGACGCGAACGGCCGAGAGGACGACGGCCGAGAGGACGATGTGCGGGGCGCGCCGCGCATACCCGGACCCCGGGCCGCCGCGGACGACTTCGACCTCGGTGCCCTGCCCCTGCCCGCGGCCCCGCGACCGACGACGACCGAACCGGAATCCGCCGTGGCACCACCGGACCCGCCCACCGCACCGGCCCCGGTGCTGCCCCATCGCGTCCTCAAGGCCCTCCTCGGTGCCTGGGCCCTGGCCGCCTGCTCGGCGGAGGAGACCGAGGCTGTCGAGGCGCACCTGACCGAGTGCGCCGCGTGTGCGGAGGAGGCCCTGCGGCTGCGCGACGCGGTCGGCCTGCTGCAGACCGACCGCAGCCTGGATCTCGATCCGTCGCTGCGCTCCCGGGTGATCGACGCCTGTCTGAGCCGCCGCCCGGCCGACATCCCGGTACCGGACTGGGCCGCCCCGTACGACGCGGAGACCGCTCGGCTCGATGCGCTGCTGCGTGACATCGGCGGCTCGGAGTGGCACGCCCCGGTGCGGCTGAAGTGGTTCGAGGGCGAGCAGGGGGTCAACCGCAAGACGACGGTCGCGGGCGTCATCGGTCATCTCATGGCCGTCGACGGCCTGGTGGGCACCGCCCTCGGCATCGACGTACCGCTCGGCGACGGCGTCACCGGCCGGGGCGCCGACTGGCCGCTCTCGCCCGCCGCGCGCACGGAGAGGTACTGGTCGGCCGCCCGGCGTCCGCCCACCCGTGCGATCCGCGAGCCATGGCGCGAGCAGAGCCACACCCTCATCCGCACGGTGTCCTTCGCAGGCCGCAGGGTCGCCGAACTCTCCGTCTCGTACGGGGACTTCGCCCTGCCGATGCATGACTCGCTGCTGGACCGGGCCTTCGAGACCTGGGTGCACGGCGGCGACATCGCGGACGCGGTGGACTATCCGTACGAGGCGCCGTCGCCCGCCCATCTCAACCGGATGATCGACCTGGCGGCCCGGCTCCTGCCCGCAGCTCTCGCCGAGCGCCGCAGGTCGGGGCTGGCCGGGCCCGCCCACCATCTGGTGACGGCCGGTTCACCGGGCCGTTCGCTGCATCTGGAGATCGAGGGCTCGGGCGGCGGCGACTGGTACATCCCGCTGGACTCCCCGGCCGCGGTCGGCTCGCCCGCGCACGCGGTGGCGCAGGTCGCGCTGGACGGCGTCGAGTTCTGCCGGCTGGTGGCCGGGCACGTGCCGCCGGTGGAGGCCGCGGCCGGTCAGGAGGGCGACCGCGAGGCGATCCGTGACGTGCTGTCCGCGGCGGCGTCGCTGAGCCGGCTGTAG
- a CDS encoding SDR family oxidoreductase: MGNFLAGKVVAVTGAGRGIGRAVALAAAAEGARVVVNDYGVSIEGGEPSSEIAEAVVKEIGAAGGEAVAVADDISTMAGGQRIVDTALARYGRIDGVVCVAGILRERMLFNMSEQEWDPVVATHLKGTFTVFRAASAVMRKQEGGGTLIGFTSGNHQGSVAQANYSAAKGGIISLVRSAALGLHKYGVTANAVAPVARTRMSAKVPMELKEIGEPEDVASLVVYLLSERARKERITGQVYTIAGPKIAVWAQPRELRAGYAEGAWTPERIADFLPGTVGTDPMPMLARLEEMAAAAAARARPNA; the protein is encoded by the coding sequence ATGGGGAACTTCTTGGCAGGCAAGGTGGTGGCCGTGACGGGTGCCGGGCGCGGCATCGGCAGGGCGGTCGCGCTCGCCGCGGCGGCGGAGGGCGCGAGAGTCGTCGTCAACGACTACGGCGTCTCCATCGAGGGCGGCGAGCCGAGCAGTGAGATAGCCGAGGCCGTCGTCAAGGAGATCGGGGCGGCGGGCGGCGAGGCGGTGGCCGTCGCCGACGACATATCCACGATGGCGGGCGGACAGCGGATCGTGGACACGGCGCTCGCGCGGTACGGGCGGATCGACGGAGTCGTGTGCGTGGCCGGGATCCTGCGCGAGCGGATGCTGTTCAACATGTCCGAGCAGGAGTGGGATCCGGTGGTCGCCACCCACCTCAAGGGCACGTTCACGGTGTTCCGGGCCGCGTCGGCGGTGATGCGGAAGCAGGAGGGCGGCGGCACGCTGATCGGCTTCACCAGCGGCAACCACCAGGGCAGCGTCGCCCAGGCCAACTACAGCGCCGCGAAGGGCGGAATCATCTCCCTGGTACGGAGCGCGGCGCTCGGCCTGCACAAGTACGGCGTCACGGCGAACGCCGTCGCCCCGGTCGCCCGCACCCGGATGTCCGCCAAGGTGCCCATGGAACTCAAGGAGATCGGCGAGCCGGAGGACGTGGCGTCGCTCGTCGTCTACCTGCTCAGCGAACGGGCCCGCAAGGAAAGGATCACCGGCCAGGTGTACACGATCGCGGGCCCGAAGATCGCGGTCTGGGCCCAGCCGAGGGAGTTGCGGGCGGGGTACGCGGAGGGGGCCTGGACGCCGGAGCGGATCGCGGACTTCCTGCCGGGGACGGTGGGCACGGACCCGATGCCGATGCTGGCGCGGCTGGAGGAGATGGCGGCGGCGGCCGCGGCGAGGGCGCGGCCCAACGCGTGA
- a CDS encoding ATP-binding protein: protein MQVLQVQLEVGPDPAEVGRARRWARSRLVGSGIRDDEPLAETLILLISELVTNAVVHTGCPAVLRMLFGATGAAGAAGTVRVEVADASGRPPQQRHAQGEDTGGRGLELVDGLADRWGWQPEGAGKRIWCEVDRGVPLIQVVPVHPGVPGAADPSREAYGSSHTLANPA, encoded by the coding sequence GTGCAGGTGCTTCAGGTTCAGCTGGAGGTCGGGCCGGATCCCGCAGAGGTCGGGAGGGCCCGCAGGTGGGCGCGATCGAGACTGGTCGGGTCCGGGATAAGAGACGACGAGCCGCTGGCCGAGACGCTCATCCTGCTGATCTCGGAGCTGGTCACCAACGCGGTGGTCCACACCGGGTGCCCGGCCGTGCTGCGCATGCTGTTCGGCGCGACGGGAGCGGCCGGTGCGGCCGGGACCGTGCGGGTCGAGGTGGCCGACGCCAGCGGTCGCCCGCCGCAGCAGCGCCACGCGCAGGGTGAGGACACCGGCGGCCGGGGCCTGGAGCTGGTGGACGGCCTCGCGGACCGCTGGGGCTGGCAGCCGGAGGGGGCGGGGAAGCGCATCTGGTGCGAGGTCGACCGCGGTGTCCCGCTGATCCAGGTGGTGCCGGTGCACCCGGGCGTACCGGGTGCGGCCGATCCGTCCCGCGAGGCGTACGGCTCGTCGCACACCCTTGCGAATCCCGCCTAA
- a CDS encoding RNA polymerase sigma factor, producing MAKNAPPRWDRKMQQRLARGEAAALGELYDRFASLVHSQAHRMLDDETAADLVTREVFAHVWENPDAYDPKQGSMRSWVARLTHRQSVRRLREDDGTGEGTGAAELEERVRRATAAARADYIVASMPAPLRDALELAYIQRRDYRQTAADLGVTEDEARRRLRLGLQLLSTAHTRPLEGSSPPGYGRPQ from the coding sequence ATGGCGAAGAACGCACCACCCCGCTGGGACCGCAAGATGCAGCAGCGGCTGGCGCGCGGTGAGGCGGCCGCTCTCGGCGAGCTCTACGACCGGTTCGCCTCGCTCGTGCACAGCCAGGCCCACCGGATGCTCGACGACGAGACTGCCGCCGACCTGGTGACCCGCGAGGTCTTCGCCCACGTGTGGGAGAACCCGGACGCGTACGACCCCAAGCAGGGCTCGATGCGGTCCTGGGTGGCCCGGCTCACGCACCGCCAGTCCGTGCGGCGGCTGCGCGAGGACGACGGTACGGGCGAGGGGACCGGGGCCGCCGAGCTGGAGGAGCGGGTGCGCCGGGCCACGGCCGCGGCACGCGCCGACTACATCGTGGCGTCCATGCCCGCCCCGCTGCGGGACGCGCTGGAGCTCGCGTACATCCAGCGCAGGGACTACCGCCAGACGGCGGCCGACCTCGGGGTCACGGAGGACGAGGCCCGCCGCCGGTTGCGGCTCGGGCTGCAACTGCTGTCCACCGCGCACACCCGCCCGCTGGAGGGGTCCTCGCCGCCCGGATACGGACGGCCGCAGTGA
- a CDS encoding amidohydrolase family protein, protein MTELPRIVSVDDHVIEPPHLFSAWLPAKYRERGPQSLTAGIGELAYTGGRYVITMDPDGPPTDWWIYEDLKFPYKRNIAAVGFDRDDMTLEGITRAEMRRGCWDPVERLKDMDLNHVEASLCFPTFPRFCGQTFAEARDKEVALACVRAYNDWMVEEWCGDSGGRLIPLCLIPLWDIDLAVAEIERNAARGVRAVTFSEIPTHLGLPSIHTGYWDPFFAACQETGTVVNMHIGSSSQMPAASPDAPPAVQASLSFNNAMASMMDFLFSGVLVRFPRLKLAYSEGQMGWIPYALERADDVWEEHRAWGGVRDLIPEPPSSYYYRQMFCCFFRDKHGVASLDVVGRDNATFETDYPHVDSTFPHTKEVALDHVKGLDEETVYKLMRGNAIRMLGLDLDR, encoded by the coding sequence ATGACGGAACTGCCTCGGATCGTCAGCGTCGACGACCATGTGATCGAGCCGCCGCACCTCTTCTCGGCCTGGCTGCCCGCCAAGTACCGCGAGCGCGGCCCGCAGTCGCTCACCGCCGGCATCGGCGAGCTGGCGTACACGGGCGGCAGGTACGTCATCACGATGGACCCGGACGGGCCGCCCACCGACTGGTGGATCTACGAGGACCTGAAGTTCCCGTACAAGCGGAACATCGCCGCCGTCGGCTTCGACCGCGACGACATGACGCTGGAGGGGATCACCCGGGCCGAGATGCGCCGGGGCTGCTGGGATCCGGTCGAGCGCCTCAAGGACATGGACCTCAACCACGTCGAGGCGAGCCTCTGCTTCCCCACCTTCCCGCGCTTTTGCGGCCAGACCTTCGCCGAGGCCAGGGACAAGGAGGTCGCGCTCGCCTGTGTGCGCGCCTACAACGACTGGATGGTGGAGGAGTGGTGCGGCGACAGCGGCGGCCGGCTCATCCCGCTCTGCCTCATCCCGCTCTGGGACATCGACCTGGCGGTCGCCGAGATCGAGCGGAACGCCGCGCGCGGGGTGCGGGCGGTCACCTTCTCCGAGATCCCCACCCACCTCGGCCTGCCCTCGATCCACACCGGCTACTGGGACCCGTTCTTCGCGGCCTGCCAGGAGACCGGCACGGTCGTCAACATGCACATCGGCTCGTCCTCGCAGATGCCCGCCGCGTCCCCGGACGCCCCGCCCGCCGTACAGGCCTCGCTCTCCTTCAACAACGCCATGGCCTCGATGATGGACTTCCTCTTCAGCGGCGTCCTGGTGAGGTTCCCCCGGCTGAAGCTCGCCTACAGCGAGGGCCAGATGGGCTGGATCCCGTACGCCCTGGAGCGCGCCGACGACGTCTGGGAGGAGCACCGGGCATGGGGCGGGGTGCGCGATCTGATCCCCGAGCCGCCGTCCTCGTACTACTACCGGCAGATGTTCTGCTGCTTCTTCCGCGACAAGCACGGGGTCGCATCGCTCGACGTCGTCGGGCGGGACAACGCCACCTTCGAGACCGACTACCCGCACGTCGACTCGACCTTCCCGCACACGAAGGAAGTCGCCCTCGACCACGTCAAGGGGCTGGACGAGGAGACCGTCTACAAACTGATGCGCGGAAACGCGATCCGGATGCTCGGCCTGGACCTCGACAGGTAG